The Pseudomonas sp. FP2309 genomic sequence CATCCTCGGCAAAGGCAAGCGCGGCGCGCGCAACCTCACCCGCGAGGAAGCCCGCGAGGCCATGGGCATGTTGCTCGACGATAAAGTTGAAGACACACAACTCGGCGCGTTCCTGATGCTGCTGCGTCACAAGGAAGAAAGCCCGGAAGAACTCGCCGGTTTCACCGAGGCCGTGCGCGAACGCTTGAATGCACCCGAGTTTGATGTGGCGATCGACTGGCCGACCTACGCCGGCAAAAAACGCCACCTGCCGTGGTATCTACTGGCAGCCAAATGTCTGGCACACAACGGCGTGCGCATCCTCATGCACGGCGGCGGCGCCCACACCGCCGGCCGGCTGTACACCGAACAACTGCTCGACGACTTGCAGATTCCGCTGTGCCGCGACTGGCAGCAGGTGGGCACCGCGTTCGAACAGGGCAACCTGGCGTTTATCCCGCTCGGCGACTGGGCGCCGCAACTGCAACGCATGATCGACCTGCGCAACACCCTGGGCCTGCGCTCGCCGATCCACTCCCTGGCACGCCTGCTCAACCCGCTGAATGCACGCTGCGGGCTGCAAAGCATTTTCCACCCCGGTTACCAGGGTGTGCACCGCGACGCCAGCGGCCTGCTCGGCGACAACGTGATTGTGGTCAAGGGCGACGGCGGTGAGATCGAGATCAACCCCGACACGGCGAGCCACCTCTACGGCACCACCGGCGGCGAAAGCTGGGACGAAGAATGGTCCGCCCTCTCCGCCCAGCGCCACGTAAAACCGGCCGCCCTCGACCCGGCGCATTTAAAAGCGGTGTGGCGTGGCGACGTACAGGACAGCTATCCGCAATTGGCGCTGATTGCCACCA encodes the following:
- a CDS encoding glycosyl transferase family protein; the encoded protein is MTDVAPLTLQTPAEHPFAPFVRILGKGKRGARNLTREEAREAMGMLLDDKVEDTQLGAFLMLLRHKEESPEELAGFTEAVRERLNAPEFDVAIDWPTYAGKKRHLPWYLLAAKCLAHNGVRILMHGGGAHTAGRLYTEQLLDDLQIPLCRDWQQVGTAFEQGNLAFIPLGDWAPQLQRMIDLRNTLGLRSPIHSLARLLNPLNARCGLQSIFHPGYQGVHRDASGLLGDNVIVVKGDGGEIEINPDTASHLYGTTGGESWDEEWSALSAQRHVKPAALDPAHLKAVWRGDVQDSYPQLALIATMALALRGLGHPREQAFALAQQYWDARDKSI